The Candidatus Scalindua japonica sequence GGGATATTCAGTATGAGAGTTTTTTTGAATTTTTTTGTTGTAGCACTGCTTGTAGCATTCTTTCACACACATAATGTTTCTGCTCAGGATGCATTATCAGCAGAAGATGCTAAGGCAGCTCAGGCAAAGTTAATTGAAGCATTGAAGTCACTCAAGAAGGAAATCAGGACTGAAGTTACAGTAGAAAACGGTGGTTCTATTACAGGGACTGTAAAATGCAAAAGAGTAAGGCACCCTCAAGACGTTGTTGTCTATATTGAAGAGGTTAATGGCAACGACTATCCGGCACCTGAGGAGAAGGGTATTCTGGACCAGTTAAATCTGACATTTGTTCCTCATGTGATAGCTGTTCAGAAGGGAACAAAGATAGATTTTCCAAACAGTGATAGCGTAAGGCACAATCTTTATTCGCCACCGGATTGCTGTAAACAGTTTAATCTTGGTACTTATGATGTTGGTGTTATTAAAACAGTTGATTTTGATCAGGCTTGCTCCGTACCTCTTTTATGTAATGTACATGCAGAGATGTCGGCATTCGTTTTAGTACTGAATAATCCTTATTTTTCCGTTACCGAAAAAGATGGTGTTTTTAAGATAGATAATGTTCCACCGGGTACTTATAAGGTAAGTGCATGGCATGAGAAATTGAGAACTATTACTAAAGATGTCACTGTTGAAGCAGGGAAAGCAGCAAACATTGATTTTAATTTAAAGAAGAAAAAGTAAAACAATGGCTTGCCAGACTACATCGGACGAAAATATAGCTACAGATGCTGAGGTTGTAAATCGAAGAAGGGTTCTCTCTCTACTTGGTTGGGGGTTTATAGGTGTATTCCTGACTGTAGTAGTTGGTTCTGCTATCAGGTTCTTCTTCCCGCGTATTATTTACGAACCTCCTACAAAATATAAGGTGGGTTATCCACTTGAATACACTCTGGGAGTTAGTGAAAGGTTTAAAAAACAGTTCAGGGTATGGATAGTGAGAGAGGTTGACAGGATATACGTGGTTCAGGCTAAATGTACCCATCTGGGTTGTACTCCTAACTGGTTGTCAACAGAGGGGAAGTTCAAGTGTCCATGCCATGGAAGCGGTTTTACTCCAGATGGGGTCAATATTGAAGGGCCTGCACCAAGGCCTTTGGAAAGGTTTAAAGTCGCACTGGCTGAAGATGGGCAGATTATGGTTGACGAGAGTGTGAGGTTCAGGGGAGAACGGGATGAATGGCAGAAACCGGGCGCATTTCTTTCGGTTTAGTTGTTTGGAATTTGTAGCTCTTTTTTTCAGGTGTATAATCCGGTAGTTAACGATTGGTTTTATATATTTAATATTTCTTTAATTATTAAGCTTTGATGAGAACGGTATTGCCTTTTCAGGCAATACCGTTCTATACGCATATTTTTACAATGTATTTTCCTGCTTTTACCAGAAAGGGTATATACTGGTAATGATGCGGGTCACGATTTCTGGCTTTGCTGGCCGAGTTTTGTCTTTTTATCCTGATAAGGATGGACGGGGGGGTGTAGTTGAGTAATAATGATGATAAAGACAAACTGGATATACGGGAGTTGATAAATAAAAAAGGTATTCCCGGGGCAATTAAACATACCATAGCAAACTCTCAGATTTGGCGTTCATTTTTTCGCCACAGTCTTGAGGACACACCAAAGACGAGGATGCAGACAATAATAGGTAATGTCTTTCTTCACCTGCATCCAGCCAAAGTGAAAAGGCATGCTCCGCTTTTTAAGTTTACCTGGTGTATGGGTGGCATAACATTCTTTACATTCCTTGTTTTAGCGATAACTGGTGTCTTTCTTATGTTTTACTATCATCCAAATGTTAGAGACGCATATTGGGATATGAAAGGATTAGAGAACCATGTGCCTTTTGGTCTTCTCCTGAGAAACCTTCACCGGTGGGGCGCTCATTTAATGGTAATAACGGTATGGTTTCATATGTTCAGGGTGTTTATGACAGGTTCCTATAAACCACCAAGAGAATTTAATTGGGTGATAGGTGTTGTCCTGCTGGTCTTTACATTACTATTGAGCTTTACCGGATATCTACTTCCCTGGGACCAACTGGGCTTTTGGGCAGTGACAGTTGGTACTAACATGGCCAGGTCAACACCTGCCCTGGGGCATGAGGGCCCTTTTGGTGAGTTGCTTGGCATGACTGCATATAACGATATAAGATTTGCGTTGTTAGGCGGTTCGATGGTTGGTGGTAATGCGCTTTTAAGGGCGTATATATGGCATTGTATTGGTTTGCCATTGATAGTCAGCATATTTTTAATAGTGCATTTCTGGAGAATCCGTAAGGACGGAGGAATTTCTGGTAAACTATAAGCTGCAGGGGTACGGTGCCTCTTGGCCTGGTATCTAATATATCTTACTCCAGAACTGTATTTAGAAAATATTGTAACTTTATGTTCATGGTACAACGCGCTCGCTCTCCTATATAGAAGCGTTCTGAGGAGTATTGAGGGAGAAAGTTTATCTGTTTTGCTTGATTGATTGAAGTGGTTTGTACTGTTGAATTTCCCGCTTGTTGACACTCCTCTTTTTCGAGAGGAGTCAAAATAGTGGAATCCTCTCGAAAGAGAGGAGCATATACTTGATTTACGCAACAGGTACTAATGAGAAATAGGAGAAAAAATTGGAAAACATCTGGCACATTATAAGCAAACCTGACAATATTCCGATAATTGGATTAATCATTCTGTTGGTTTTCTTCACATGGCTGGCATTTAGTCAGGCATTTGAACATGATCGGCTAAGTGAAGAAGAGAAAAAATAGAAATTACCGAGTAAATTGCTCAATCTAAGTTATTTATAATGAGGAAATAATCAAGTGGATTACAAGGTCGTCCAGGCTGATGAAAGTTGGTTTAGAGAAAATATAAGTTGTCAATACGCTTGTCCAGTTAATACTCCCGCATCCAGTTATATTGAGAGGATCCAGGAGGGGGAGTATGATAGTGCATTGGGTCTGAACTATATGGCGAACCTGTTTCCTCATATCCTTGGCAGGGTATGTACACATCCGTGTGAGAGTGCCTGCCGTAGAGGTAAGATTGATGAACCGGTATCAATCTGTTCACTTAAGAGAGTAGCAGCGGATTTTGCGGAAAAAGAGTATCCAAAAAACCGTTTAGTCGCAAAAACGACAGGCAAGAGAATTGCAATAATAGGAGCAGGACCTTCCGGGCTCGCTGCCGGTAATGACTTATCCATTATGGGACATGATGTTACGATCTATGAGGCGCTTCCTATGGCTGGGGGTATGTTAAGTGTGGGTATTCCACCCTACAGGCTTCCATGGAATAAGATTGAGGGAGCCGTTAATTGGATAAAAGAGCTTGGTATAGAACTCAAACTGAACTCTCCCATCAGTAATTCTGATGAATTTGAAAAGTTAGTTGATAATTATGATGCTGTATATATAGCAGCAGGCGCTCACAAATCACCGGAGTTAAATATACTTGGGGAAGATTTAGGAGGGGTTCTGCATGGTATTACCTATATGAAAGATATTAATCTTGGCAGACAGCAGAAAGTGCCATCGAAGGTTGCCGTGGTAGGTGGGGGATTTACGGCAATTGATTGTGCGAGATCGTCCTTAAGATTAGGTGCAAAAGAGGTTTTTATTATATATAGAAGAACATTGAAAGAGATGCCTGCCGGTGAGTTTGAAGTAAGCATGGCAGAGGAAGAGGCAATAAAAATACTGTATTTGACTACACCAGTAAAGATATCAGGAAATGAAAATGCAAAAGTAAAAGCTATAGAGTGTGTAAAGAATAAACTGGGTGAACCTGATGCTAGTGGTAGAAGAAGGCCGGAACCTGTTCCCGGTACTGAGTTTACATTGTCTGTAGATATGGTAATTGCTGCGATTGGACAGTCACCGGATACAAGTTTTATAACCGAGAAATCAGGAGTTAAATTTACAAAATGGGGCACCATTGAGGTTGATGCCGATAGTTTTACAACAGGTAGGACGGGTGTCTTCGCTGGTGGAGACTTTATGACCGGCCCAAGGAATGCTATCGAAGTGATAGGTGACGGTAGAAAGGCTGCCAAATCAATAGATAAATATCTGAGTGGAGATAAAGAGAGAACGTATGATTATTTCTTTAAGGATCAAGATCCGGTGAGGAACGATCCTGGTTATGAGTCAATACCGCGCCAGGAACAGAATTCTGTACAGATGGATGCAAGGTGGGATATTGACAAAGAGGTTGAACTTGGCTTTTCAAAGGAGGATGCGTCTAAAGAAGCAGACAGATGTCTGCTTTGCCACTATAATATATTTATAGATGAAAAATGTATACTGTGCGGAGGATGTATAGATGTTTGTCCTCACAATTGTATCGAAATGATTTCACGAGACAAGGTGGATACTGAGGATCTGCCGGAAGGATCAATACCGGATGACTGGGATGCTGTTATGGCGATAGATGAGGAGAAGTGTATAAGATGTGGTCTCTGTGTAAAGAGATGTCCGGTAGACGCGATAAAGATGAAGAGATTTTCTTATGCAGAAGCTGTAGTGTAAAATGATGGTTAAGAACTATATGTATGACAGTAAATTAGTGTTATAGAGCGGATTGTAATTAATTATACTTTATTTTTTAGAAGGGGATTTCAGGTGCCGGAGAAGAAAGATACTGAACAAAGAAGATATCGCGCACTGGCCTTTGTCAAAGGAGAATCACTGGCAAAGGAGAAGGATTCACGTGTTTCTGAAGATGAACTGCCAACCTGGCCGTATCTTGTGAGGAAGGAGTTTCTTGCCGCCATAATCGTAACGATAATCTTACTGGTCTGGTCCATCGCGCTTAATGCACCATTAGAGGACCCTTCAGACCCGAGCGTAACTCCTAATCCCGCAAAGGCGCCATGGTATTTCCTGGGGTTACAGGAAATGCTTGTATATTTTGATCCGTGGATAGCAGGGGTAATTTTCCCTTCATTAATCGTTATGGGATTAATGGCAATGCCTTATGTTGATATAAACCCCAAAGGTAATGGATATTATACTTTTAAGGAGAGATGGTTTGCTATACTGACGTTTTGTTTTGGTTTCCACATTCTCTGGATTCTATTGATAATCGTAGGAGTATTTATGCGTGGGCCTGGCTGGTTGTGGTTCTGGCCGTGGCAGGAGTGGGATGCTCATAGAATAGTAGCTGACACAAATTATGATCTGACTCAGTTTATAGGCATTGATTCAAAATCCCTGCTGGGTTCTCTAATCGGTGGAGGTGTTATAAGTATCTACTTTTTCGTGGGAATGGTAATACCATTTCTTTTTCTGAAAGTAACAGGGAGTCGGACACTTGAAAAATTAGGAATAATAAGATACTCGCTGGTAGCATTTTTGTTCTTGTCGATGATGGGACTGCCTATTAAAATATTTTTAAAGTTAGTATTTCACCTGAAATATATATGGGTTACACCATGGTTTAATATATAAAGACGAAGATGCTCAATTTATAGTTCGTATATTTGTCTCCCTGTCAAAAACACTGCTTGTTTCTCCTATCTCAACAAAAAAATCCGGTTCCATCTTTATACTTCTGATCCAGGACGATTCACCTGGTGGTTTCCAGTATAGTTTGTAGCCTCCAGGAGGCACTTTTTCAAAAAAGTAATGTCCTTTCTCATCTGTAATTGCCTCAAACCATTTACCCTCGCGTGGCTTGCCAAATAATCCCCATTTTTCCAGCAATGTTATTTTTACCTGACAGCCAGGTAATGGCTTGCCTTTGTTCAGCATGCGACCTGATACCTTGCCATAATTTTCTGCTTCAAACATATCCTCTTTTATCTGTTGTTTTCTTTCAAACTCAACCGTTAACTCATCTTTTATTTTCTCTTCAATTTCTGCGTCCTTTCTATTATGTTTTTTTTTCAATTCAGACATTAGCTCCTCTTTTATCTTTTCTTTCAACCTTTCAGCATCTACGGGTACGTGTTCTCTCCCTTTTTCACGTGTACTTAAGATGTCTCCCCAGTCGCTTTCGCTATCCTGCTCACTTCCCGGAAATTCTATCTGTATTGCCACAACTTTCTCTCTGGGAATTTGTATCGTTACACTTCCGGGTTTCTTCGTTATTTTCTTAATTTTACAAATTATCATTCTTTTTTTACCGTTGGCTTTTATGAAAACTGTATCCGAATATTTTTGATCGGGTTCTGATTTGATACTAATCGAACCAATCACTTTTTCGGGAACAATAGCTTTAACATACTCCTCGTTCATTTCAAGTATCTTTACATTAATTTCTTCATTAAAATCTTCTACACGCAATGTATCAGCGTATAATTTTGTACATATGGTTAATAGTACTATTAAGGAAATACAAATGAATTTATACGTCATTTCTCCACCTTCCGTTCAAAATATGTTTCGGTAAAAACTACCTTAAAAATCCCACCTTCTTTGTCCTGAGATTTAATAAGAATCTGGTAAGAAGGAAAACTTCTTTATCCTCCAGACCATAGTCTGGAGCTACTTTTGACGATCCCCATCTCTGTGGGTCCTTTAAATGCATATATAGGTAATCCGGAGTTAGTCTGTCTCCAACTACGCTTAGATTAGGGCCAACGGCCCCGCCTTCAAGGCCGATCTGGTGACATGCCTGGCAACCTTTCTCATAATATATCTCTTTGCCTTTTTCCACTTCCTGAACTAGAGACGGCATACTCATATCAGATTTGGCAGCTATCTTATCATCGACAAGAGCTATTTTTATATAGTCTGCTATAACCTCAACTTCCTGATCCGTAAGATTAAATTTCGGCATTTGTTTCAAAAGAGGCCTTACTATATCGGGTGACTTCAGGAAGTCTACAAGCCACTCCCTCGTTACTCTGCTGCCTTCATAAGTGAGCTCTGGTGCGAAATCGCCCCCATTACCCTTTATCCTGTGACAGACCAGACAATTCAGGTTCCTGACAAGAGTCCCGAATTTCCCCTGCGGCTTATATTCTTCCGATGTTGACTTAGCAGAATATTCTATCGGTATTGAGTTTTCTTTAAAACTTGCAAGCAAACATACTAACGCCTCTAAATCCTGGTCAGTAAGGCTATATTCAGGCATTTTTATACCCTCTCTAAATTGTCTGGGGTCTTTCAGCTTTGCCACTGTCCAGTTTGTCCAGCTTCTCTCCATATCTTGAACGATTCCAAAATCAAGGAACTCCACTGTCTTGGAACCAAAAAGTGTAAGGTCCGCACCTATTTTATTCTCCTTTTCAAATCCTTTTATTTCATGACAACCAAAACAGCCATATTTCTTTACCAACGTCCTGCCTGTTTCAACAGAGGCAGGATCAATCTCCTCTATTGACACAACTTTGTCACCTTTACTTTCTTCCTCTACCTCAAAAGCATCCCAGTCAATAAATTCCGCACTCATAAAGGCTACCAGATCTTCTACTTCATTGTCAGAAAACCTGAAATGCGGCATTTTTGTTCCTTGGTAGTATGCTTTGGGGTTTGTTATCCACTTTGAAAGCCAATCACTACTGAGTTTATTTGCTATCTTTGCATGGTCTGCCGCATATACATACTTTACCGCGCCACCCTTACCTTCTGTCGGATGACAGATGACACACCTTGACCTGTTATAAAGAGATCTGCCTCTTTGATATACTTCTTCCTCTACATCAGGATTAGCGGTAACCTTTAAATCCTTTTTATTCCGGCTCAAACTCACCAGAAAGTCGGCAATGTTTTCAACTTCCTTATCTGAAAGTTTAAAATTCGGCATCCTTGCCTTTTCATAATATCCCTGTGGATCTTTCAACCACGTCATTATCCATTTATAGCTTGCCTTCTCTCCTACAAACGTAAGTGGCGGACCGATCTTTATCGTTGTAATACCCTCTACGTCGTGACAGCCGGTACAACCCCTTTCTTCTGAAAACAGCCTCAACCCCGCTTCGATCAATGATGCTCCGGGCAGTCCCTTAACATTTTTATGACACATAATACAGCTGGACTGAACAAGTCTTCCTTTGTGCATAGGGTTTGGCCAATATTTTACATTGCCGTGCCCCTCTTCCATGGAAGTCGTTGCTCTCCCCTGACCTTCGTGGCATATGGTACAGCCAAAACGCCTGGCAGGATGGTTCTTAAGAAAGATATAGTTTCCAGGGTGTATTTTAAAGGGTTGTTCATTGACAACGTTCTCAGGTCCTTCAATATTAACATGACAGGAAATACAACGGTCAACCCTGCCAAGCTCTTCAATATTTAACTGAGAAACTTGTATGCTCGGACGTTTTTTTTCCGAAGTCTTAAGTTTATCCTGAAGTTTATTTAGTGGTGATGTGTACGATGTCAATTCCTTTTCGTATTTTTCAATCTCTGTAGTTAATGACATCAGGCTTTTTTGTTTTCCCGCAAGTATGTTTTTTACTTTATGTATCTTTGATACCAACTCACTGGTATCACCTTTCAGTTTATCACGTTTTTCCCTTAAACCTTCACTCTGATATTTTGTATAGAGGTATTCCTCTTCGAGTACTCTGTTTCGTAAGTCAGTTAACTGATGTTGGAGGGGAGTAAGTTGTTTTTGTGAAATATTCTGGATCTCCGCCTTTAATTTAAAGTATTCTTCCTGATCACCGGATTGCTTGAAATTTTCATTTGCCTTTTCGAGTTTATCTTTTACTGCCTGAAATTTTGTCTGGACTTCGGGGCTGTTAAATTTTTCCGTTTCTTCTTTAATCTCGTCGTTAATTCTGTCCATTAAAAGAGAAAAATAGTTCATTTGCAGCTGTTTCCAGGGTCTTCCTTCATATACTTCGTCCAGGATTACCCAGATAAATGACCCCAGTAGTATGAGACTTGCAAGGATGAATAGAAACGAATAAGATTTTTCTTCTTCTTTCTTCATAAAACTACATGCGTTATGTAATTAATATAGAATCGCCTGAGACAATTTTCTTCTGTGCTTCTTCTAAAACTATAGCATTTTTAATACAAATCCTTTCACACTCTCCACAACTAACGCAATCCGCAGGGTTCATCAATGCAGCACTACCATTAATTTCGAAAGGCATTATGGCGCTATTAATCTCCAGACAATTAAACGGACAGATTGTAACGCAAGCCTCGCATCCGCTGCAAAATTCCTGATCGACAACCGGCTTTGGCCTCTCTCTTAAACTTACTTTCTTACAAACATTACCGGAAGGATCTTTTACGGCAGATGACGCACAGGCCATACCACACACACCACACTCTATACAAAGTGATGCTATAATATGATGGTTCTCTTTCACCTTGCCGGAAATAGCTCGCATCGGACACTGCTTCGCGCAAGCAGTACAACCGGTACATTTGTTAGTGATTTCATATGGCATAAGTTTCTCTAAAAAAGACAGCTATGCAAATAGATTATTGTGGCAGTGTTTGTGCTTGCTCTTATAATTTTTGTACTTATCTAAATGTTAAACCATGGTGTTACCCATATGTATTTCATTTGAAATATCAACCTCAAGAACATCTTTATCGGTAATCCAATCATTGACCAGAAAAGAAATGACACAGTTATATATCTTATGAGCCCAAGCTTCTGAAGATTATTACTGTTCCTGGCCTTCATAATTACATAGGGAATTACCATTCCGAGAAGATAATATAACGTCACAACACTGCCTCCTGTAATAGAACCTGATACAGATCTTGAATCGATACCAAGGAATTGCGTAAAATCATAATTTGTTTCAGCGACAATAGCGTGTGGGTCCCACTCCTGCCATGGCCAGTACCATAACC is a genomic window containing:
- a CDS encoding 4Fe-4S binding protein — its product is MPYEITNKCTGCTACAKQCPMRAISGKVKENHHIIASLCIECGVCGMACASSAVKDPSGNVCKKVSLRERPKPVVDQEFCSGCEACVTICPFNCLEINSAIMPFEINGSAALMNPADCVSCGECERICIKNAIVLEEAQKKIVSGDSILIT
- a CDS encoding ubiquinol-cytochrome c reductase iron-sulfur subunit; translation: MACQTTSDENIATDAEVVNRRRVLSLLGWGFIGVFLTVVVGSAIRFFFPRIIYEPPTKYKVGYPLEYTLGVSERFKKQFRVWIVREVDRIYVVQAKCTHLGCTPNWLSTEGKFKCPCHGSGFTPDGVNIEGPAPRPLERFKVALAEDGQIMVDESVRFRGERDEWQKPGAFLSV
- a CDS encoding carboxypeptidase-like regulatory domain-containing protein, which encodes MTYKFICISLIVLLTICTKLYADTLRVEDFNEEINVKILEMNEEYVKAIVPEKVIGSISIKSEPDQKYSDTVFIKANGKKRMIICKIKKITKKPGSVTIQIPREKVVAIQIEFPGSEQDSESDWGDILSTREKGREHVPVDAERLKEKIKEELMSELKKKHNRKDAEIEEKIKDELTVEFERKQQIKEDMFEAENYGKVSGRMLNKGKPLPGCQVKITLLEKWGLFGKPREGKWFEAITDEKGHYFFEKVPPGGYKLYWKPPGESSWIRSIKMEPDFFVEIGETSSVFDRETNIRTIN
- a CDS encoding FAD-dependent oxidoreductase; protein product: MDYKVVQADESWFRENISCQYACPVNTPASSYIERIQEGEYDSALGLNYMANLFPHILGRVCTHPCESACRRGKIDEPVSICSLKRVAADFAEKEYPKNRLVAKTTGKRIAIIGAGPSGLAAGNDLSIMGHDVTIYEALPMAGGMLSVGIPPYRLPWNKIEGAVNWIKELGIELKLNSPISNSDEFEKLVDNYDAVYIAAGAHKSPELNILGEDLGGVLHGITYMKDINLGRQQKVPSKVAVVGGGFTAIDCARSSLRLGAKEVFIIYRRTLKEMPAGEFEVSMAEEEAIKILYLTTPVKISGNENAKVKAIECVKNKLGEPDASGRRRPEPVPGTEFTLSVDMVIAAIGQSPDTSFITEKSGVKFTKWGTIEVDADSFTTGRTGVFAGGDFMTGPRNAIEVIGDGRKAAKSIDKYLSGDKERTYDYFFKDQDPVRNDPGYESIPRQEQNSVQMDARWDIDKEVELGFSKEDASKEADRCLLCHYNIFIDEKCILCGGCIDVCPHNCIEMISRDKVDTEDLPEGSIPDDWDAVMAIDEEKCIRCGLCVKRCPVDAIKMKRFSYAEAVV
- a CDS encoding c-type cytochrome; translation: MKKEEEKSYSFLFILASLILLGSFIWVILDEVYEGRPWKQLQMNYFSLLMDRINDEIKEETEKFNSPEVQTKFQAVKDKLEKANENFKQSGDQEEYFKLKAEIQNISQKQLTPLQHQLTDLRNRVLEEEYLYTKYQSEGLREKRDKLKGDTSELVSKIHKVKNILAGKQKSLMSLTTEIEKYEKELTSYTSPLNKLQDKLKTSEKKRPSIQVSQLNIEELGRVDRCISCHVNIEGPENVVNEQPFKIHPGNYIFLKNHPARRFGCTICHEGQGRATTSMEEGHGNVKYWPNPMHKGRLVQSSCIMCHKNVKGLPGASLIEAGLRLFSEERGCTGCHDVEGITTIKIGPPLTFVGEKASYKWIMTWLKDPQGYYEKARMPNFKLSDKEVENIADFLVSLSRNKKDLKVTANPDVEEEVYQRGRSLYNRSRCVICHPTEGKGGAVKYVYAADHAKIANKLSSDWLSKWITNPKAYYQGTKMPHFRFSDNEVEDLVAFMSAEFIDWDAFEVEEESKGDKVVSIEEIDPASVETGRTLVKKYGCFGCHEIKGFEKENKIGADLTLFGSKTVEFLDFGIVQDMERSWTNWTVAKLKDPRQFREGIKMPEYSLTDQDLEALVCLLASFKENSIPIEYSAKSTSEEYKPQGKFGTLVRNLNCLVCHRIKGNGGDFAPELTYEGSRVTREWLVDFLKSPDIVRPLLKQMPKFNLTDQEVEVIADYIKIALVDDKIAAKSDMSMPSLVQEVEKGKEIYYEKGCQACHQIGLEGGAVGPNLSVVGDRLTPDYLYMHLKDPQRWGSSKVAPDYGLEDKEVFLLTRFLLNLRTKKVGFLR
- a CDS encoding cytochrome C, with the protein product MPEKKDTEQRRYRALAFVKGESLAKEKDSRVSEDELPTWPYLVRKEFLAAIIVTIILLVWSIALNAPLEDPSDPSVTPNPAKAPWYFLGLQEMLVYFDPWIAGVIFPSLIVMGLMAMPYVDINPKGNGYYTFKERWFAILTFCFGFHILWILLIIVGVFMRGPGWLWFWPWQEWDAHRIVADTNYDLTQFIGIDSKSLLGSLIGGGVISIYFFVGMVIPFLFLKVTGSRTLEKLGIIRYSLVAFLFLSMMGLPIKIFLKLVFHLKYIWVTPWFNI
- a CDS encoding cytochrome b N-terminal domain-containing protein; amino-acid sequence: MNKKGIPGAIKHTIANSQIWRSFFRHSLEDTPKTRMQTIIGNVFLHLHPAKVKRHAPLFKFTWCMGGITFFTFLVLAITGVFLMFYYHPNVRDAYWDMKGLENHVPFGLLLRNLHRWGAHLMVITVWFHMFRVFMTGSYKPPREFNWVIGVVLLVFTLLLSFTGYLLPWDQLGFWAVTVGTNMARSTPALGHEGPFGELLGMTAYNDIRFALLGGSMVGGNALLRAYIWHCIGLPLIVSIFLIVHFWRIRKDGGISGKL
- a CDS encoding carboxypeptidase regulatory-like domain-containing protein; its protein translation is MRVFLNFFVVALLVAFFHTHNVSAQDALSAEDAKAAQAKLIEALKSLKKEIRTEVTVENGGSITGTVKCKRVRHPQDVVVYIEEVNGNDYPAPEEKGILDQLNLTFVPHVIAVQKGTKIDFPNSDSVRHNLYSPPDCCKQFNLGTYDVGVIKTVDFDQACSVPLLCNVHAEMSAFVLVLNNPYFSVTEKDGVFKIDNVPPGTYKVSAWHEKLRTITKDVTVEAGKAANIDFNLKKKK